Within the Miscanthus floridulus cultivar M001 chromosome 17, ASM1932011v1, whole genome shotgun sequence genome, the region AAGTCTATGAAGTAGTTTATTACAAGGGGTTCCATTTCCACCCTCATGGCAAGGGCACCGACCTGATGGTATTCTGGGAACCAGAAAAATAAATCAGCGGCAagtttttctttctttccttaTCGGAAAGGAGATATCCACGAGAGGAGAAGTTTACCTAGAAGAAGAATATCCCTAATCCTCGTAGTAGTAGATATTATCAAAAAGGTATCAGTATCACACCGTTCTGTCCGGCTCCCGCCAGTCAAATTAATATTAatagccccgttcggcttgctgaatcttggctgaaactagctgaaaaatactgttctgcctGAATTGTTgggaagaaaaatactattccgtctgaaaaaacaaaccgaacaaattgaatatggggtaagccaaacAGGGCCATGTCAACACCTCCATCAACATATTTCTCTCCAAACTTCCACCAACCAAGTCGCTGTTATTTTTCTTTCCTTGGAGCTGATTTGATAAGCTCCCACAGTAGGAGCACCAGAGGTTAGTTTGGTCCAAAAATTTTTTTTGATCCACCATCATTTTTCCCCAACAAGACAAGAGAAAGGAGCCCTTTGCTTTGTGCAGCAGCATCAGTGGGCAAATCAAAACCAAATAAAATTTGTTAATCAGCGGTTGGCAAGCGCGACACGGCTTCTGCTTAAATAAATCCGCTCTTGTTTTTGTGGGGGAGAGAGCGCCTTCCTACCGGCTTCTACTAATCCGGTGGATAGACACGGTTTGCATTCGAAACATGTAAACGGTGGGCAAATTCGGTAcgatagaaaagaaaaaggggcacTTTTGGAAAGAAAATTTAATGACCTGGACCAGCTGGGAAACCGCGCTTTGAAGGGAGCCAGCGGGTCACCGTCGCCCCGTCAGCGTCGTTCGGTCAGCGGGCCGCCTCATCTGCATTCTTCTCGTTCGGTCCTCCGTGAACATGTAATTTCCTCGCTACGTATTTATTCACTCACGCCGTTTTTCCATGGAATACAAACGTTGTCTCCCATGGAGTTGCTCTCTTGGAATACAGACGTTGTGTTCTCTTGGAAAAGTATTTAGTGAACTCACTACTAAAAAAATGAGATCTAACTCTAAAAAAATCTAACTCATTATGTTAATACTTAATGGCCTCTTCGCTTCACGTTTAAGCAGCTGCATCTACTACTAGCTTGTTGTTGCTGCATTTGTTGATTAGCTGTTGTTCCTGTAACTATAGCTAGCTTGCCAAACAGGCCTGATAATATCGTTCATAGAGACTTGATACAAGAGGAGCGTTCACTATAGCTTCAAGGTACCGAGCTTTTCATCCGCAGCCAACCACTGTAATTTAAACGAAAAACGCTGTAGTTGCAAACACTTGAAGCTCCAATGAACCGGCCAAAGTTTATAACCACGGGACTAAATTATTTTTTGAGTAAAGGAAAACTTTTTTAGTGGCTCAATGACGGTACTGTTATATAGCTAAATAcataggccctgttcgtttcgctgaaatttagcttgtgctaatttattatgagagaaaatatattgttcgatcactgaaaagtactgctgaaataGTGTAAAAAACAGGGCCATAACTTAAAGCACGAAGTAAATTCCAAAAGTGGCCCATGGCCACCGTCACAAATTTCAAACACCACCAGGTACCAAACTGCAAACGTGCAGATAAACATGTGGCGGTCCCGTGGGCAAGCTGGCATCCGGAAAGAATATGCCGTCGCAGGCACCACCTTCCCCCATCCCCGAAATCCCCAAACTACCCTTCGCTCCAGCTATAAATACGCCCTCCGTGGGACGGTCTAAACCTTCCCCGTTTCCACAAGCTTCCTGGTGCTATCTATATGCAATAGAGCCCCTGGGTCGCCCTTGCCATCTTTCTCTCTGCTAAGTCCCTGCCCCATCTCTTTTTCTTGCATTCAGGTCCTCGTAGCTCCTTTTCTCCTTCTGCGAGTCGAGTCCTCCGTAAGGAACTATTGCAGCCAGCCCCCTTGCCTTCCTCGAATTCTTGTTCCCCGGTCCTTCCTTAGTCCTGTCCCGTGTAGATCCATCCACCGGGGAGCAGAGCACCGGCCGCCGTCTCCCATGTTTACCCACCAGTTTCTCTAACGGACGCCGTCCTCCGATGAAGCTGAGCGTGCTCCGCATCCGCCGTTCCCACTCCTTCTCCGTCGCCTTCCTGTACTGGTTCTACGTCTTCTCATGAACTTCTCGCCCTCTCCTTCCCAAGAACTCCACCTGCTGATCccttgtttctttctttctttggttaGATAGATAGATCTCTCTCTTAGCTTCTTCTCGATTGAATATTTCGGCTTTTTTCCCCTTCCTTCCAAAAAAAGTTCCTTTTTGAGCTGAGCTGTCCTACAAGAACAAGGAAGGAGAATCAATCATCCGACGAGACCATGTCGTCGTCACGCCGGAGCTCGAGCCCCGACAGCAACAACACGGAcgtgagcggcggcggcggcgagatcgCCGCGGACGAGCGGAAGCGGAAGCGGATGCTGTCGAACAGGGAGTCGGCGCGTCGGTCGCGCGCGCGGAAGCAGCAGCGGCTGGAGGAGCTGGTGGCGGAGGTGGCCCGGCTGCAGGCGGAGAACGCGGCGACGCAGTCCCGCATCGCGGCCTTCGAGCCCTTGTTCGCCAAGGTGGACGGCGAGAACTCCGTGCTGCGCGCCCGCCACGGGGAGCTGTCCGGGCGGCTGCAGTCGCTGGGCGGCGTCCTGGAGGTGCTGCAGATGGCCGGCGCCGCCGTCGACATCCCCGAGATGGTCACCGACGACCCCATGCTCCGCCCCTGGCAGTCGTCGTTCCCTCCGATGCAGCCCATCGGGTTCTGAGCCTGCGCCGGCGGGGGAGCAAGACATGGCCGTGGCCTATACAGTGTTGCCATTGTCAGTGGTCACCTACTGCTGCCATCTACTACTCCTACATGCCCATGTGCTAGTTTGTGTCGTCGTGTCTCTGCAACAGCCTGTTGCTGCGTACCTGTTCTCTATTTAATCATCATGGTTTGCTTCTTGGTAGTGTTAATCTAGACTATTAGTAATGATCAGTTTGTCGTGTGGTTATGAACTTGTGGTGAATGTAGCAATTGGTGCTCCGGTGGTGAGACATTTTCAAGGATGTGTAAGTGTGCCGGAGAACATCATTGTTTGTGGTTGTAATATCTTGGCATGCGAAGCTGAATGAACCTATATATATGTTGTATTAGTATGTGAAATGCTTACATCCCAAATCTGTGACCTTTTCTGTTGATTTGTTATCCATCTGTGACTGATTGAATTCTGTGATAATGAATCCAATGTGTGAGCTCCCTCTTTGCTGCATGTGCACACATGAACGGATGTAAAGAACAGGAAGCTCGATTTGGATTTTGGACAGCGAAGCGAGGGCTTGGTGAATGAAATGCAATCGAGCTCGGTCGGAACAGAGGAAACGGAACACTCGATACTCGGATTTACCCAACATAACCCAGATATTTGCAACAAGAAAAGCAATCTAGGAGTTCTGTTAGCAGCAAGGGATGTAGAAGAAGCAAGCACATCATGGGCAGTCAAACATTCATTCACATTCACATCCGGCGGTCGTCGCCGGCGGGCGGGTGGCACCAATCCATCCAGCAGCTTGACCCGTTCGCTTCAACTTATCAATCATGGtaaagtatttttttctcataataaaacagCATCAGCTGTCTTATCAGCCAcataaaccatcagccgaacagcttGCGCCTTGCATGGGCATCGAATTCGAATTGAGTCACGA harbors:
- the LOC136516397 gene encoding ocs element-binding factor 1-like — protein: MSSSRRSSSPDSNNTDVSGGGGEIAADERKRKRMLSNRESARRSRARKQQRLEELVAEVARLQAENAATQSRIAAFEPLFAKVDGENSVLRARHGELSGRLQSLGGVLEVLQMAGAAVDIPEMVTDDPMLRPWQSSFPPMQPIGF